A stretch of the Camarhynchus parvulus chromosome 4, STF_HiC, whole genome shotgun sequence genome encodes the following:
- the NEK1 gene encoding serine/threonine-protein kinase Nek1 isoform X2 yields MDKYIKVRKIGEGSFGKAILVKAKENGQQYVIKEINISKMSNKEREESRREVAVLANMKHPNIVLYRESFEENGCLYIVMDYCEGGDLFKKINAQKGILFSEDQILDWFVQICLALKHIHDRKILHRDIKSQNIFLTKDGTIQLGDFGIARVLNSTAELARTCIGTPYYLSPEICQNKPYNNKSDIWALGCVLYEMCTLKHAFEAGNMKNLVLKIISGPFPPVSMHYSYDLRNLLSQLFKRNPRNRPSVNSILEKNFIAKRVEKFLTPELIAEEFSHKTFHKFGPHASPAQRPVQEPALTSVAPAQKITKPAAKYGVPLTIRKSCGAPKKPNEKKPLTKIRQEPSKKKRLELPEKEKRQREQISLPKADEMRRLEKERMERINRAREQGWRNVLGSGGSGVKAPYYVGGGGVGPFPVSSRGRYEHYHAIFDQMQQQKENVFRIAEEREAKLRAKLQDRGVVERGIPPGTRPGVPKGPAGHQHLPDVGAVRKKVKRLKEVSKQANANRQKGWIAADRAKQVEEFWQRKREAMENKARAQGHMGTLQNLADTYGGRSISARGRKSRNKEEEEYLARLRQIRLQNFNERQQIRAKLRGDKSEAASSDGQDSSEEAELIRKKIETQKAQANARAAVLKEQLERKRKEAYEREKRAWEEHLIAKGVKNPNVPFHVEATEHSPMNGLQEPGAALPKPQLPVAGVPVISMTSALKEVGVDEHIITAVQESEEELKKPDFAIQNKREILRRLNQNLKAQEDEKGKKESKNTSESAGSEDGKEQQGDQPLLGDRKKWESGASELVVPLAQLSMEDSFSGAECQTLGEVIKLDIGEPHRKVWGKSPTDSVLRILGEAELQLQTDILEEQDEINGTAELLEGDHQSLSEEKEEKAFSPVGTQSAVPVGVTKSVITVPEESQKTGPTLVQSKAIMLDEPDDLEAEVLEEMEDKMHQSKENKEFPSTVNEVWVKEKEDVRAQHDRMNGAASEKEAFSKVQPQKETPAETCSSDSQQAEPLFQRVIQPTAVPTASPVLSAQSSQEESFVPRSRSISPARNKGKNSLLIGLSTGLFDANDPKMLRTCSLPDLYKLYRTLVDVPSVADMQHQHNLETDDTEDEQAKEGPSDSEDIMFGETDTDLQELQDSMEQLLREQPNEELSEEEESTLKANAMECITNGTELDEGDENNPSSESALNEEWQSDNSDGEIASECEECDSIFSHLEELRYNLEQEIGFDKLIEVYEKIKAILEDEDENIDVCSTVVQTVLGNEHKHLYAKILHLVMADGAYQEGNDE; encoded by the exons AAAATGGCTGTCTGTACATAGTGATGGATTACTGTGAAGGAGGAGACctatttaaaaagataaatgcCCAGAAAGGAATCCTGTTCTCTGAAGATCAG ATTCTGGATTGGTTTGTACAAATCTGTTTAGCACTAAAACACATACATGATAGAAAAATCTTGCATCGGGACATAAAGTCACAG aatatatttttaaccaAAGATGGAACAATACAGCTGGGAGATTTTGGAATTGCCAGAGTTCTGAACAG taCTGCAGAGCTGGCACGCACTTGCATAGGAACACCGTACTATTTGTCACCTGAAATATGCCAGAACAAGCCTTACAACAATAAAAG TGATATCTGGGCCCTTGGTTGTGTTCTCTATGAAATGTGTACACTGAAACATGCG TTTGAAGCCGGTAACATGAAGAACTTGGTCCTGAAGATAATCTCTGggccttttcctcctgtttctaTGCATTATTCCTACGACCTACGTAATCTGCTGTCACAGCTATTTAAAAGGAATCCCAGGAATAGACCATCAGTAAACTCCATATTGGAGAAAAACTTTATAGCCAAACGGGTTGAAAAATTTCTCACACCAGAG CTTATTGCAGAAGAATTCAGTCACAAAACTTTCCACAAGTTTGGACCACATGCTTCACCGG ctcAAAGACCAGTTCAAGAACCAGCACTGACTTCAGTTGCACCAGCTCAGAAAATTACCAAACCTGCTGCAAAATATGGAGTGCCTTTAACTATCAGGAAGTCTTGTGGTGCACCTAAAAAGCCTAATGAGAAGAAGCCATTGACTAAAATTAGACAG GAaccttcaaaaaagaaaaggttagAAttgcctgaaaaagaaaaacgCCAGAGAGAGCAG ATCAGTTTACCGAAGGCAGATGAAATGAGAAGattggaaaaagaaagg ATGGAACGAATAAACAGAGCCAGGGAACAAGGATGGAGGAATGTGCTTGGTTCAGGTGGAAGTGGTGTTAAG GCACCATATTATGTCGGTGGAGGTGGTGTTGGTCCTTTTCCTGTGTCTTCCAGAGGACGCTATGAACACTATCATGCTATTTTTGACCAGAtgcaacagcaaaaggaaaatgtcttCAGAATAGCTGAAGAGAGGGAAGCCAAGTTGAGAGCTAAACTACAAGACCGAGGAGTTGTTGAAAG AGGAATTCCACCTGGAACACGTCCAGGAGTTCCTAAGGGACCTGCAGGTCATCAGCATTTACCCGATGTTGGTGCAGttaggaaaaaagtgaaaagattGAAGGAAGTGTCTAAACAAGCCAATGCAAACAG GCAAAAAGGATGGATAGCTGCAGATAGAGCAAAGCAAGTTGAAGAATTCTGGCAACGAAAGAGAGAAGCCATGGAAAACAAAGCTCGAGCTCAGGGACACATG GGTACACTGCAAAACCTGGCAGATACCTATGGAGGCAGGTCCATTTCTGCAAGAGGAAGGAAATCCAGAAACAAGGAGGAAGAG GAATATTTGGCAAGATTGAGACAGATCCGGCTACAAAACTTTAATGAACGTCAGCAGATTAGAGCAAAACTTCGTGGAGATAAG AGTGAAGCTGCCAGTTCTGATGGACAGGACTCTAGCGAGGAAGCCGAACTGATACGCAAGAAGATAGAAACGCAGAAG GCCCAAGCAAATGCTCGTGCAGCAGTTCTGAAGGAACAGTTGGAGCgaaagagaaaggaagcatatgaaagagagaaaagagccTGGGAAGAAcat CTGATTGCAAAAGGGGTAAAGAATCCTAACGTGCCTTTTCATGTGGAAGCTACAGAACATAGTCCTATGAATGGACTAcaagagcctggagcagctcttcctAAGCCACAACTTCCAGTGGCTGGTGTACCTGTCATCTCCATGACTTCTGCTTTGAAGGAAGTGGGTGTG GATGAACATATAATAACTGCTGTCCAGGAGTCTGAGGAGGAATTAAAAAAGCCAGATTTTGCAATACAA AATAAGCGAGAAATTCTGAGAAGATTAAATCAAAATCTTAAAGCTCAAGaagatgagaaaggaaaaaaggagagtaAAAATACCTCTGAATCAGCTGGATCTGAAGATGGTAAGGAACAGCAAGGTGACCAGCCACTTCTGGGAGATCGCAAAAAATGGGAATCTGGGGCCTCTGAGTTGGTCGTTCCTCTAGCTCAGCTGTCAATGGAAGATTCTTTCTCTGGAGCAGAGT GTCAAACTCTGGGAGAAGTAATTAAGTTAGATATTGGTGAACCTCACAGGAAAGTCTGGGGCAAAAGCCCAACTGATTCAGTTTTGAGGATCCTaggagaagcagagctgcagctgcaaactGACATCCTTGAGGAACAAGATGAGATAAATG GTACTGCAGAACTTCTTGAAGGAGATCATCAGTCTTTatcagaggagaaggaagagaaggctTTTTCTCCTGTTGGAACTCAGTCTGCAGTACCAGTTGGTGTTACAAAGTCTGTCATAACTGTACCAGAAGAATCTCAGAAAACTGGACCCACCCTGGTGCAGAGCAAAGCTATTATGCTGGATG AGCCTGATGATTTGGAAGCAGAGGTGCTAGAAGAAATGGAAGATAAAATGCACCAGAGTAAGGAGAATAAGGAGTTCCCTAGCACTGTTAATGAAGTGTGggtaaaagagaaagaagatgt TAGGGCACAACATGACAGAATGAATGGGGCAGCTTCAGAGAAAGAAGCATTCAGCAAGGTGCAACCACAGAAGGAAACTCCAGCAG AAACTTGTTCCAGTGACTCTCAGCAAGCTGAGCCCTTATTCCAGAGGGTAATACAGCCCACAGCTGTACCAACAGCCTCACCAGTTCTGTCAGCTCAGTCTTCACAGGAAGAGTCTTTTGTACCTCGTTCACGTTCCATATCACCAGCaagaaataaaggcaaaaattcATTGTTGATTGGACTTTCTACAGGACTTTTTGATGCAAATGACCCAAAG ATGTTGAGAACATGTTCACTCCCAGATCTTTACAAACTGTACAGAACTTTAGTTGATGTTCCCAGTGTAGCGGATATGCAGCATCAACATAATCTTGAAACAGATGATACAGAAGATGAGCAAGCCAAAGAAGGACCCTCTGACTCTGAGGACAT TATGTTTGGAGAGACAGACACAGATTTGCAGGAGCTCCAGGATTCAATGGAACAGTTGCTTAGGGAGCAGCCTAATGAGGAACTGAGTGAAGAAGAGGAGTCTACGTTAAAGGCTAATGCCATGGAATGCATAACAAATGGTACTGAGCTGGATGAAGGAGATGAAAATAATCCCAGCAGTGAAAGTGCTCTTAATGAAGAATGGCAGTCAG aTAATAGTGATGGAGAGATTGCCAGTGAATGTGAAGAATGTGATAGTATCTTCAGCCATTTAGAAGAGTTGAGATATAACCTGGAGCAGGAAATAGGCTTTGATAAATTAATTGAAGtttatgagaaaataaag GCTATActtgaagatgaagatgaaaatattgATGTTTGTTCAACTGTAGTTCAGACAGTTCTTGGAAATGAACACAAACACCTGTATGCCAAAATACTTCATCTGGTAATGGCAGATGGAGCGTACCAAGAAG GTAATGATGAATAA
- the NEK1 gene encoding serine/threonine-protein kinase Nek1 isoform X4, whose protein sequence is MDKYIKVRKIGEGSFGKAILVKAKENGQQYVIKEINISKMSNKEREESRREVAVLANMKHPNIVLYRESFEENGCLYIVMDYCEGGDLFKKINAQKGILFSEDQILDWFVQICLALKHIHDRKILHRDIKSQNIFLTKDGTIQLGDFGIARVLNSTAELARTCIGTPYYLSPEICQNKPYNNKSDIWALGCVLYEMCTLKHAFEAGNMKNLVLKIISGPFPPVSMHYSYDLRNLLSQLFKRNPRNRPSVNSILEKNFIAKRVEKFLTPELIAEEFSHKTFHKFGPHASPAQRPVQEPALTSVAPAQKITKPAAKYGVPLTIRKSCGAPKKPNEKKPLTKIRQEPSKKKRLELPEKEKRQREQISLPKADEMRRLEKERMERINRAREQGWRNVLGSGGSGVKAPYYVGGGGVGPFPVSSRGRYEHYHAIFDQMQQQKENVFRIAEEREAKLRAKLQDRGVVERGIPPGTRPGVPKGPAGHQHLPDVGAVRKKVKRLKEVSKQANANRQKGWIAADRAKQVEEFWQRKREAMENKARAQGHMEYLARLRQIRLQNFNERQQIRAKLRGDKTFTLQSEAASSDGQDSSEEAELIRKKIETQKAQANARAAVLKEQLERKRKEAYEREKRAWEEHLIAKGVKNPNVPFHVEATEHSPMNGLQEPGAALPKPQLPVAGVPVISMTSALKEVGVDEHIITAVQESEEELKKPDFAIQNKREILRRLNQNLKAQEDEKGKKESKNTSESAGSEDGKEQQGDQPLLGDRKKWESGASELVVPLAQLSMEDSFSGAECQTLGEVIKLDIGEPHRKVWGKSPTDSVLRILGEAELQLQTDILEEQDEINGTAELLEGDHQSLSEEKEEKAFSPVGTQSAVPVGVTKSVITVPEESQKTGPTLVQSKAIMLDEPDDLEAEVLEEMEDKMHQSKENKEFPSTVNEVWVKEKEDVRAQHDRMNGAASEKEAFSKVQPQKETPAETCSSDSQQAEPLFQRVIQPTAVPTASPVLSAQSSQEESFVPRSRSISPARNKGKNSLLIGLSTGLFDANDPKMLRTCSLPDLYKLYRTLVDVPSVADMQHQHNLETDDTEDEQAKEGPSDSEDIMFGETDTDLQELQDSMEQLLREQPNEELSEEEESTLKANAMECITNGTELDEGDENNPSSESALNEEWQSDNSDGEIASECEECDSIFSHLEELRYNLEQEIGFDKLIEVYEKIKAILEDEDENIDVCSTVVQTVLGNEHKHLYAKILHLVMADGAYQEGNDE, encoded by the exons AAAATGGCTGTCTGTACATAGTGATGGATTACTGTGAAGGAGGAGACctatttaaaaagataaatgcCCAGAAAGGAATCCTGTTCTCTGAAGATCAG ATTCTGGATTGGTTTGTACAAATCTGTTTAGCACTAAAACACATACATGATAGAAAAATCTTGCATCGGGACATAAAGTCACAG aatatatttttaaccaAAGATGGAACAATACAGCTGGGAGATTTTGGAATTGCCAGAGTTCTGAACAG taCTGCAGAGCTGGCACGCACTTGCATAGGAACACCGTACTATTTGTCACCTGAAATATGCCAGAACAAGCCTTACAACAATAAAAG TGATATCTGGGCCCTTGGTTGTGTTCTCTATGAAATGTGTACACTGAAACATGCG TTTGAAGCCGGTAACATGAAGAACTTGGTCCTGAAGATAATCTCTGggccttttcctcctgtttctaTGCATTATTCCTACGACCTACGTAATCTGCTGTCACAGCTATTTAAAAGGAATCCCAGGAATAGACCATCAGTAAACTCCATATTGGAGAAAAACTTTATAGCCAAACGGGTTGAAAAATTTCTCACACCAGAG CTTATTGCAGAAGAATTCAGTCACAAAACTTTCCACAAGTTTGGACCACATGCTTCACCGG ctcAAAGACCAGTTCAAGAACCAGCACTGACTTCAGTTGCACCAGCTCAGAAAATTACCAAACCTGCTGCAAAATATGGAGTGCCTTTAACTATCAGGAAGTCTTGTGGTGCACCTAAAAAGCCTAATGAGAAGAAGCCATTGACTAAAATTAGACAG GAaccttcaaaaaagaaaaggttagAAttgcctgaaaaagaaaaacgCCAGAGAGAGCAG ATCAGTTTACCGAAGGCAGATGAAATGAGAAGattggaaaaagaaagg ATGGAACGAATAAACAGAGCCAGGGAACAAGGATGGAGGAATGTGCTTGGTTCAGGTGGAAGTGGTGTTAAG GCACCATATTATGTCGGTGGAGGTGGTGTTGGTCCTTTTCCTGTGTCTTCCAGAGGACGCTATGAACACTATCATGCTATTTTTGACCAGAtgcaacagcaaaaggaaaatgtcttCAGAATAGCTGAAGAGAGGGAAGCCAAGTTGAGAGCTAAACTACAAGACCGAGGAGTTGTTGAAAG AGGAATTCCACCTGGAACACGTCCAGGAGTTCCTAAGGGACCTGCAGGTCATCAGCATTTACCCGATGTTGGTGCAGttaggaaaaaagtgaaaagattGAAGGAAGTGTCTAAACAAGCCAATGCAAACAG GCAAAAAGGATGGATAGCTGCAGATAGAGCAAAGCAAGTTGAAGAATTCTGGCAACGAAAGAGAGAAGCCATGGAAAACAAAGCTCGAGCTCAGGGACACATG GAATATTTGGCAAGATTGAGACAGATCCGGCTACAAAACTTTAATGAACGTCAGCAGATTAGAGCAAAACTTCGTGGAGATAAG ACTTTCACTTTGCAGAGTGAAGCTGCCAGTTCTGATGGACAGGACTCTAGCGAGGAAGCCGAACTGATACGCAAGAAGATAGAAACGCAGAAG GCCCAAGCAAATGCTCGTGCAGCAGTTCTGAAGGAACAGTTGGAGCgaaagagaaaggaagcatatgaaagagagaaaagagccTGGGAAGAAcat CTGATTGCAAAAGGGGTAAAGAATCCTAACGTGCCTTTTCATGTGGAAGCTACAGAACATAGTCCTATGAATGGACTAcaagagcctggagcagctcttcctAAGCCACAACTTCCAGTGGCTGGTGTACCTGTCATCTCCATGACTTCTGCTTTGAAGGAAGTGGGTGTG GATGAACATATAATAACTGCTGTCCAGGAGTCTGAGGAGGAATTAAAAAAGCCAGATTTTGCAATACAA AATAAGCGAGAAATTCTGAGAAGATTAAATCAAAATCTTAAAGCTCAAGaagatgagaaaggaaaaaaggagagtaAAAATACCTCTGAATCAGCTGGATCTGAAGATGGTAAGGAACAGCAAGGTGACCAGCCACTTCTGGGAGATCGCAAAAAATGGGAATCTGGGGCCTCTGAGTTGGTCGTTCCTCTAGCTCAGCTGTCAATGGAAGATTCTTTCTCTGGAGCAGAGT GTCAAACTCTGGGAGAAGTAATTAAGTTAGATATTGGTGAACCTCACAGGAAAGTCTGGGGCAAAAGCCCAACTGATTCAGTTTTGAGGATCCTaggagaagcagagctgcagctgcaaactGACATCCTTGAGGAACAAGATGAGATAAATG GTACTGCAGAACTTCTTGAAGGAGATCATCAGTCTTTatcagaggagaaggaagagaaggctTTTTCTCCTGTTGGAACTCAGTCTGCAGTACCAGTTGGTGTTACAAAGTCTGTCATAACTGTACCAGAAGAATCTCAGAAAACTGGACCCACCCTGGTGCAGAGCAAAGCTATTATGCTGGATG AGCCTGATGATTTGGAAGCAGAGGTGCTAGAAGAAATGGAAGATAAAATGCACCAGAGTAAGGAGAATAAGGAGTTCCCTAGCACTGTTAATGAAGTGTGggtaaaagagaaagaagatgt TAGGGCACAACATGACAGAATGAATGGGGCAGCTTCAGAGAAAGAAGCATTCAGCAAGGTGCAACCACAGAAGGAAACTCCAGCAG AAACTTGTTCCAGTGACTCTCAGCAAGCTGAGCCCTTATTCCAGAGGGTAATACAGCCCACAGCTGTACCAACAGCCTCACCAGTTCTGTCAGCTCAGTCTTCACAGGAAGAGTCTTTTGTACCTCGTTCACGTTCCATATCACCAGCaagaaataaaggcaaaaattcATTGTTGATTGGACTTTCTACAGGACTTTTTGATGCAAATGACCCAAAG ATGTTGAGAACATGTTCACTCCCAGATCTTTACAAACTGTACAGAACTTTAGTTGATGTTCCCAGTGTAGCGGATATGCAGCATCAACATAATCTTGAAACAGATGATACAGAAGATGAGCAAGCCAAAGAAGGACCCTCTGACTCTGAGGACAT TATGTTTGGAGAGACAGACACAGATTTGCAGGAGCTCCAGGATTCAATGGAACAGTTGCTTAGGGAGCAGCCTAATGAGGAACTGAGTGAAGAAGAGGAGTCTACGTTAAAGGCTAATGCCATGGAATGCATAACAAATGGTACTGAGCTGGATGAAGGAGATGAAAATAATCCCAGCAGTGAAAGTGCTCTTAATGAAGAATGGCAGTCAG aTAATAGTGATGGAGAGATTGCCAGTGAATGTGAAGAATGTGATAGTATCTTCAGCCATTTAGAAGAGTTGAGATATAACCTGGAGCAGGAAATAGGCTTTGATAAATTAATTGAAGtttatgagaaaataaag GCTATActtgaagatgaagatgaaaatattgATGTTTGTTCAACTGTAGTTCAGACAGTTCTTGGAAATGAACACAAACACCTGTATGCCAAAATACTTCATCTGGTAATGGCAGATGGAGCGTACCAAGAAG GTAATGATGAATAA
- the NEK1 gene encoding serine/threonine-protein kinase Nek1 isoform X1, producing the protein MDKYIKVRKIGEGSFGKAILVKAKENGQQYVIKEINISKMSNKEREESRREVAVLANMKHPNIVLYRESFEENGCLYIVMDYCEGGDLFKKINAQKGILFSEDQILDWFVQICLALKHIHDRKILHRDIKSQNIFLTKDGTIQLGDFGIARVLNSTAELARTCIGTPYYLSPEICQNKPYNNKSDIWALGCVLYEMCTLKHAFEAGNMKNLVLKIISGPFPPVSMHYSYDLRNLLSQLFKRNPRNRPSVNSILEKNFIAKRVEKFLTPELIAEEFSHKTFHKFGPHASPAQRPVQEPALTSVAPAQKITKPAAKYGVPLTIRKSCGAPKKPNEKKPLTKIRQEPSKKKRLELPEKEKRQREQISLPKADEMRRLEKERMERINRAREQGWRNVLGSGGSGVKAPYYVGGGGVGPFPVSSRGRYEHYHAIFDQMQQQKENVFRIAEEREAKLRAKLQDRGVVERGIPPGTRPGVPKGPAGHQHLPDVGAVRKKVKRLKEVSKQANANRQKGWIAADRAKQVEEFWQRKREAMENKARAQGHMGTLQNLADTYGGRSISARGRKSRNKEEEEYLARLRQIRLQNFNERQQIRAKLRGDKTFTLQSEAASSDGQDSSEEAELIRKKIETQKAQANARAAVLKEQLERKRKEAYEREKRAWEEHLIAKGVKNPNVPFHVEATEHSPMNGLQEPGAALPKPQLPVAGVPVISMTSALKEVGVDEHIITAVQESEEELKKPDFAIQNKREILRRLNQNLKAQEDEKGKKESKNTSESAGSEDGKEQQGDQPLLGDRKKWESGASELVVPLAQLSMEDSFSGAECQTLGEVIKLDIGEPHRKVWGKSPTDSVLRILGEAELQLQTDILEEQDEINGTAELLEGDHQSLSEEKEEKAFSPVGTQSAVPVGVTKSVITVPEESQKTGPTLVQSKAIMLDEPDDLEAEVLEEMEDKMHQSKENKEFPSTVNEVWVKEKEDVRAQHDRMNGAASEKEAFSKVQPQKETPAETCSSDSQQAEPLFQRVIQPTAVPTASPVLSAQSSQEESFVPRSRSISPARNKGKNSLLIGLSTGLFDANDPKMLRTCSLPDLYKLYRTLVDVPSVADMQHQHNLETDDTEDEQAKEGPSDSEDIMFGETDTDLQELQDSMEQLLREQPNEELSEEEESTLKANAMECITNGTELDEGDENNPSSESALNEEWQSDNSDGEIASECEECDSIFSHLEELRYNLEQEIGFDKLIEVYEKIKAILEDEDENIDVCSTVVQTVLGNEHKHLYAKILHLVMADGAYQEGNDE; encoded by the exons AAAATGGCTGTCTGTACATAGTGATGGATTACTGTGAAGGAGGAGACctatttaaaaagataaatgcCCAGAAAGGAATCCTGTTCTCTGAAGATCAG ATTCTGGATTGGTTTGTACAAATCTGTTTAGCACTAAAACACATACATGATAGAAAAATCTTGCATCGGGACATAAAGTCACAG aatatatttttaaccaAAGATGGAACAATACAGCTGGGAGATTTTGGAATTGCCAGAGTTCTGAACAG taCTGCAGAGCTGGCACGCACTTGCATAGGAACACCGTACTATTTGTCACCTGAAATATGCCAGAACAAGCCTTACAACAATAAAAG TGATATCTGGGCCCTTGGTTGTGTTCTCTATGAAATGTGTACACTGAAACATGCG TTTGAAGCCGGTAACATGAAGAACTTGGTCCTGAAGATAATCTCTGggccttttcctcctgtttctaTGCATTATTCCTACGACCTACGTAATCTGCTGTCACAGCTATTTAAAAGGAATCCCAGGAATAGACCATCAGTAAACTCCATATTGGAGAAAAACTTTATAGCCAAACGGGTTGAAAAATTTCTCACACCAGAG CTTATTGCAGAAGAATTCAGTCACAAAACTTTCCACAAGTTTGGACCACATGCTTCACCGG ctcAAAGACCAGTTCAAGAACCAGCACTGACTTCAGTTGCACCAGCTCAGAAAATTACCAAACCTGCTGCAAAATATGGAGTGCCTTTAACTATCAGGAAGTCTTGTGGTGCACCTAAAAAGCCTAATGAGAAGAAGCCATTGACTAAAATTAGACAG GAaccttcaaaaaagaaaaggttagAAttgcctgaaaaagaaaaacgCCAGAGAGAGCAG ATCAGTTTACCGAAGGCAGATGAAATGAGAAGattggaaaaagaaagg ATGGAACGAATAAACAGAGCCAGGGAACAAGGATGGAGGAATGTGCTTGGTTCAGGTGGAAGTGGTGTTAAG GCACCATATTATGTCGGTGGAGGTGGTGTTGGTCCTTTTCCTGTGTCTTCCAGAGGACGCTATGAACACTATCATGCTATTTTTGACCAGAtgcaacagcaaaaggaaaatgtcttCAGAATAGCTGAAGAGAGGGAAGCCAAGTTGAGAGCTAAACTACAAGACCGAGGAGTTGTTGAAAG AGGAATTCCACCTGGAACACGTCCAGGAGTTCCTAAGGGACCTGCAGGTCATCAGCATTTACCCGATGTTGGTGCAGttaggaaaaaagtgaaaagattGAAGGAAGTGTCTAAACAAGCCAATGCAAACAG GCAAAAAGGATGGATAGCTGCAGATAGAGCAAAGCAAGTTGAAGAATTCTGGCAACGAAAGAGAGAAGCCATGGAAAACAAAGCTCGAGCTCAGGGACACATG GGTACACTGCAAAACCTGGCAGATACCTATGGAGGCAGGTCCATTTCTGCAAGAGGAAGGAAATCCAGAAACAAGGAGGAAGAG GAATATTTGGCAAGATTGAGACAGATCCGGCTACAAAACTTTAATGAACGTCAGCAGATTAGAGCAAAACTTCGTGGAGATAAG ACTTTCACTTTGCAGAGTGAAGCTGCCAGTTCTGATGGACAGGACTCTAGCGAGGAAGCCGAACTGATACGCAAGAAGATAGAAACGCAGAAG GCCCAAGCAAATGCTCGTGCAGCAGTTCTGAAGGAACAGTTGGAGCgaaagagaaaggaagcatatgaaagagagaaaagagccTGGGAAGAAcat CTGATTGCAAAAGGGGTAAAGAATCCTAACGTGCCTTTTCATGTGGAAGCTACAGAACATAGTCCTATGAATGGACTAcaagagcctggagcagctcttcctAAGCCACAACTTCCAGTGGCTGGTGTACCTGTCATCTCCATGACTTCTGCTTTGAAGGAAGTGGGTGTG GATGAACATATAATAACTGCTGTCCAGGAGTCTGAGGAGGAATTAAAAAAGCCAGATTTTGCAATACAA AATAAGCGAGAAATTCTGAGAAGATTAAATCAAAATCTTAAAGCTCAAGaagatgagaaaggaaaaaaggagagtaAAAATACCTCTGAATCAGCTGGATCTGAAGATGGTAAGGAACAGCAAGGTGACCAGCCACTTCTGGGAGATCGCAAAAAATGGGAATCTGGGGCCTCTGAGTTGGTCGTTCCTCTAGCTCAGCTGTCAATGGAAGATTCTTTCTCTGGAGCAGAGT GTCAAACTCTGGGAGAAGTAATTAAGTTAGATATTGGTGAACCTCACAGGAAAGTCTGGGGCAAAAGCCCAACTGATTCAGTTTTGAGGATCCTaggagaagcagagctgcagctgcaaactGACATCCTTGAGGAACAAGATGAGATAAATG GTACTGCAGAACTTCTTGAAGGAGATCATCAGTCTTTatcagaggagaaggaagagaaggctTTTTCTCCTGTTGGAACTCAGTCTGCAGTACCAGTTGGTGTTACAAAGTCTGTCATAACTGTACCAGAAGAATCTCAGAAAACTGGACCCACCCTGGTGCAGAGCAAAGCTATTATGCTGGATG AGCCTGATGATTTGGAAGCAGAGGTGCTAGAAGAAATGGAAGATAAAATGCACCAGAGTAAGGAGAATAAGGAGTTCCCTAGCACTGTTAATGAAGTGTGggtaaaagagaaagaagatgt TAGGGCACAACATGACAGAATGAATGGGGCAGCTTCAGAGAAAGAAGCATTCAGCAAGGTGCAACCACAGAAGGAAACTCCAGCAG AAACTTGTTCCAGTGACTCTCAGCAAGCTGAGCCCTTATTCCAGAGGGTAATACAGCCCACAGCTGTACCAACAGCCTCACCAGTTCTGTCAGCTCAGTCTTCACAGGAAGAGTCTTTTGTACCTCGTTCACGTTCCATATCACCAGCaagaaataaaggcaaaaattcATTGTTGATTGGACTTTCTACAGGACTTTTTGATGCAAATGACCCAAAG ATGTTGAGAACATGTTCACTCCCAGATCTTTACAAACTGTACAGAACTTTAGTTGATGTTCCCAGTGTAGCGGATATGCAGCATCAACATAATCTTGAAACAGATGATACAGAAGATGAGCAAGCCAAAGAAGGACCCTCTGACTCTGAGGACAT TATGTTTGGAGAGACAGACACAGATTTGCAGGAGCTCCAGGATTCAATGGAACAGTTGCTTAGGGAGCAGCCTAATGAGGAACTGAGTGAAGAAGAGGAGTCTACGTTAAAGGCTAATGCCATGGAATGCATAACAAATGGTACTGAGCTGGATGAAGGAGATGAAAATAATCCCAGCAGTGAAAGTGCTCTTAATGAAGAATGGCAGTCAG aTAATAGTGATGGAGAGATTGCCAGTGAATGTGAAGAATGTGATAGTATCTTCAGCCATTTAGAAGAGTTGAGATATAACCTGGAGCAGGAAATAGGCTTTGATAAATTAATTGAAGtttatgagaaaataaag GCTATActtgaagatgaagatgaaaatattgATGTTTGTTCAACTGTAGTTCAGACAGTTCTTGGAAATGAACACAAACACCTGTATGCCAAAATACTTCATCTGGTAATGGCAGATGGAGCGTACCAAGAAG GTAATGATGAATAA